AAATTTCCACACACATGATTGAAGAATTAACGTTCACATTTTATGGTCCATCAAACAATAACTAATAAGATTAAAACACAAGAGTTCCTCATATATATAACCCAAATTATAGAATGGAGAAAAGATACAAAATAATTACTTCGATCAACATTGAAAGAATACCTACATTGCAGTAGTCCATGGCATAAATCTGTATTATGACCATATAAATGATCTGCGTGAATCTTAAATATCATTTTTGTACCATTATGGTTCCAGCTTCAGCACACTTAACTCTCAGTTTTCCAAATAATAGATTTCCTTTACTTGCTATCCTAATTGCAAAACCTTGACAAGCTCAAGATCTGTTCATTTCAGATCACTCTGCCATTCCTAATTTCCTACTTGAATTGTTTAGTGCTCTTCAAGGGAGCTATGAACTCTATTTGTGTAACTCTTGGAGATCTTATGTCCATGTCCTCATAGCTAGTGAATGGAATCCGAGAAGCCTGGAAGCTTGGTTACAGTATGAAACTCATCATTCCCCACAACTATGCTTCAAATCCTTTGGACTATAGATCTCTAACACTTAGACTACTGAAAACTTTAACTAGGAAAATTGCAACTAGATCTCTCTAGGAATAAGATTTCTCTATAGTACCTTATTTATCAAATCAACTAGTTGGAGCACATAGTTCTTTGATTCTTACTAGAAAAGATTTTATATTGAAACGTCATATGATACCTGTGGTCATGAGAGCGGACTTAATAGCAGCAGGAGACCAATCAGGATGAAAGGACTTGACATAGGTTGCAGTTGCTGTGGCATGAGGACAGGCCATGGATGTTCCAGAAATAATGTTAAAATCCACAAACCTGGTATCCTCTGAGTCCCTTATGAGTGGTACAACCTTGGACCAAGCAGCCAGGATATTCACTCCAGGGGCAATAATGTCAGGCTTGTAACAGTAAAATAAGTTCAATTAGTTAATGtgatcacacaatacataaatcagaGCATTCAATTGTCAGTCTAGGTTCAAGAATGTCACCTTGAGTAAACTTTTTATAACAGGACTTGGACCTCTGGATGAGAAATAAGACACTATAGGCGCAACAGCACCATTAGGAGTAACAGTTCTCAATATTTTTGCAAGAGGTGAGCTGCAACAGAATACAAAAACAATTCAAATGAAGAAATTAGGTTCATTATTGTAACTAAAACTTAATATGCAATAGCCAATCTCTTGTGACTCTGTTTAGAATTTATGATTTTACCAAAATTTCAAAAGTGACTGATAATGTTAGATATTAACAGACTTCATTCCAGGAGTGGACATTGCCTTAAATGGTATACAAAATCACATGCCAGAGGATTTGGCTAGACTAACTTGATTTTTACCTTATTGCATCCAAAAACATATTTCAGAATCTCAGATTATCACAGTTAAATTTATGGTTCAGCATGTTAAATCTTGGTAGTTTTGGGGGATGTATTGAGGATATTAAGACTATTCCCTGTTCAAAACTGTTTAAGGTGATTAAGTAATACAATTACCTTGTGGAGTTGATGTAGGACTTTATCGTGTTTGCTTctacagttgggaaaattgttgtAGGAAGAACATACTTTTTTGCTTGCTCAATGCTTTCCACAATGAATTCCGACGTTAGTATGACACCAGCACCTCCAGCTGAGAGCACTGTTGAATCAGTATGGAATGCGTCACAAAGCACTATCTTTCCTATAACTTTCTCGGGATCCAAAGAATCTTCATAACAGTGGCTGAGGAATACACAGAGCAAAATCCTGAATTAGGTTTCAGGAAAAATATACACCAGTGGGTTTTAAAAGTTTTTAGAAATTTATAAAGGGCAAGCAATACGTCACTCgtttttttcaaaactttaccaatgttttttggaatcaatttgtcaTTTCTTTTTTACCACCATTGATTCCAGAAATAACACGTTGCTTTCTAAATAGCATTGAAGATATTAAAACCTCTAGTTATGGATCTCCCAAATAAATTTGTATGTCACCTTGCGTCATCTGAAGAGTGGCCCCCAGAAATATTGGGGGCATTCCCTGCGTATATTAAAGGATACCATTGCTCTTCCATGGAAAATGTGTTTATAGCTGTTCCCTGCAGTAAGACCAACTTCTGTTAGCTCAAGGTAAGCTCACTGCAAGTAAAGTTTAAAACATAGAGAATTAATATACATTCACTATGTAACATTAATAACAAATATTTATTGATCTTCATCTGCTATTCAgagttgaattttttatttttttttcaaagaataaaaaattgaaaaataacctctacaaatatatttaaaatttaataataataaattaactaatatgattaaattttaaatgtgTATATTGTAAATAGAAATCAGGGGTTTGTCAATGACGTATATTGTAAATCCGATCCTCCTGTGGATAATAGGTTTAGCGTGATGGTTCAAACTGCATGAATTTTGGGGAAGATGTCACGTTACATTTAATAAGGAACTTCGATTTGCAAATTACAAATTTTTGGCCAAGCTTGGTTGACCGGCATGCATAGATTACAGAAAGCTAGAAAACAATATAGTTATTTACTCTCTTGTCAAaagatattttttaattatttgtattttcattaagGATAGGGATTCTTTGCTCTAAGGGGTTCTCTAGTTCTAGGACAAAATTTTCCTGGATATGAAACTCTGGTTTCCAGGGTTCAATCCTCTTACTGTtttttgtttctctagtttatatTAGAATGCCCAATCTTCCCTTTCAGTTTTGGAGCAATAAGTGTCTCTCTTTTATTGGGAATTCACTTAGAAATGGAGTTTAAAGAACAAAATTGACTCAGGTTATTGTTCCTTGGCGATGGATTCTGTAAAGGGGCTAAAATTTCGGAATCTTGGCTTAAACATGGCAATCTGGAAGTGCATAATTTAGAAGTGatcaaagtaaaaaaaaaatctctctgaaaacaaaaaattaaaaaccagATGTTGATGTATGGAAAGCTTCTGTTATATCTGAAACTATGGCTACAGGGAGTGGAAATCAAGGCTAAAGGCAGATGTTAATGTTTAGGAAAGCTTCTGTTATTTCTGTTTTGTGATATTAATATTTTGAGTATTACtgtgaaaaaaattaataaatttgtaaattatattaaaaaaagtgAAGACTCCAGTCTCCCATACCAGTAACAGTAACGAAATCCTGACAACCTtacattttactttattttaattaataaaatcttTATCCCTTGGATGAGAGAACTCTgaagttggaagtttgatttaCTAGTACTAGAGCTGAAATTGTACGAATATATTTCTTGGGTGCTTCAAATGATGACTGCTAATGCAGAACCTCTAGGAGATGAGGTGGTGTGGTGGAGTGGAGTGGAATCCTATGCCTTCTGCCAAGCAGGGAGACTGTGAGAATGTGCGGTATGTGCTAATGAACTTCCCTACGTTTGATGAGTAACACGGAAGCACTTAAAAGTTGAATTGCTTATATAGCTTGTTGATTTTATGAATCAAACAATTCATGTTTTGGATATTGTACAATAGCACTGCTTGACTATACATGGCTTAAAGTAACAAGCTTGAAAATGGCATCTAAACCGATAAAAAAATCCTTTTGGGTAAAGattttttgcaacattttttatttttttagggcaCTCCTTCCAATTTGAGGTGAAGGAAAGTAAAAAATATAATTATCTATAGTAGGATCTATTGCACAATCCTTATTTTCCAAACAATAGATTAATATAACAAGGCAAGGTTTAGTTACCTGCAAAGTCATATTGTTCCCCAGAACAAGTGGGGAAATGAATTGCCGATCAGTTGTGCTGGCAGCCACAGTGAGAGTCCAGGGATTATAGTTGCAAACATTTTGTAGATGAGGTCCAGAGTTTCCTGCAGAAGCTGATACTAAAATCCCTTTTTTCATGGCATGAAATGATCCAATTGCAATTGCATCTTCAAAGTATTCTATGATTTGGTTGTCCCTTCCAAGTGAAACAGAAATGATATCCACTCCATCATTGATGGCATCATCAAATGCAGCAAGAATATCTACATCCTCACATTTTCCTTCAGGCGCCCAACAGACCTTGTACATAGCAATCCTTGCACCAGGTACTCCTCCACGAGCATCTCCTTGCCCCACTCCAAGAAGGCTTGCATTTTTCACAACATTCCCAGCTGCTATTGATGATGTGTGAGATCCATGACCATGACCATCTCTTGGTGACAAGAAATCTTTAGCTGGATCACCTGCCAACCCTTTGTTATAGAAGCTTGCTCCAATAATTTTTCTGCCAAAGTTGCACTGTTTAGAGAACTGTATTGTGATAGTTTCAATTTTGAAGCGAAAAACAGCTACTGTGTGTTGTTTCTGTACAAATCTTAATTTCATTCCAGCAAGTTTGGGATTTGGCAACTTTACCAACCAAGTAACTAATTGATGAACACAAAGTCTAACATCTTACAAAATTCCTACTTAATCTTTGAATGCAAACAAATTGGTCTTCCAACAGATGGAATTGGAATTGAAAAGTATATTCGATTTTTCTGATTATGTTTCATAATCCATCatgaagattttatttattttggactaTAAGACCTACCTTGTGAAAGCTTAGAGGTGGATTTCTTTCTATATACCTTATGTCAATTAGCAATACTATAATTCGGAAtgacataccaaaataaattttataatatcAACTTTAACCATGCCCTTGTAATAAAACAGACCTTCCCAATACAACTTTAGACTTCTCCTTTGTTGGGTTGGGGATTGGGATTATTAATAGCACTAGAAAGCTGAGATAGTATTTAAATTTGGAGTTGAGATATGTTTATAGGCTATAAATAGAATTGGAAGGAAGCTGAAGAAAAATACATAGATAACAGGGCAGGAAGAAATGAAGCAGCCTACCAGCATTCAAATTTAAATTAAACTCTTATGGTGCCAGAACAAGACTGACTTATCAGTGTATACTTTCACATAGATCTTTCTAGAATTACTGGCCATGATATATATAATTAGTGCTGCACTGTAATGTTAGTGTTAGGTAGGATTTATATACAAATTAAGGTTGAAGCAGTGATCTGATTTTGAACATTGAGATACAGAGTTATATTGACAACTCTAAACACTGTCTTGGATCATCTCTCCATCATTTATTAGTGGCTTAAACTATGCATCGCACAGTTCTTATATACTAATAGTTAAAGCTGAGGCTTTCAGACAATGGTGACAGCAAACATAAGTTTTCAATGCCAAAAAGACATcgtgataaaaaaaatttaaattatcttGGTATTAAACAGGCTTCTGATCGAATGCAGTGTTGGAAGTGTTGGAATTGTGAATAGGGAGTAATTATTTTTAGAATTGTCTCACATGTTGGATCAGTTATTGAATACAGACAAAGTTGTATAATGATCTTTTCTCTGCTAGATGGTTGACCCTTCTTGCCTTGCACTTcttttgttttgaataaatttgtaccctcttttaatttaatttgttacaacataaattaaatttcaacaataataaaatgagaaaaactaacttgttgcaggccTTAAAATctgatgtagtttgacattttccATTCCATTTGGATGGAACTGGGCCAAATCCAGTATCACTAAAACTTTCTGACTCCGGCCATATTCCTGCAACATATCCCCCATTTGAATAATGCTCAGCATAATcaatacacataaatatatatagtTCATCACCTTTAGGCTTTGGATTTTCAATATTATTTCAGCATGTTCTTACTTTAAACAAATAAAGTAGATAGAGCATAGCAGTTTTAGAAAACAGATAAATatatcaacacacctgtgtctagaAGTCCAACAATAACATCGCTTTCGTAGGACAAATTTCTCTGGATATTCTGAGGAAAGCCTAAGAAATCCCACGATCTTGTTGTGTGAAGAGTATTTTGTTTGTTTTCAAATACAGAGAGAACACCCTCAATGCCTACATTTTATTAAAAATGGTTTCTATCAACAAGATTGATGGTATATATTATATACACATTGAACTATTTCCTGTGCATGAATAAAAAATTGGCCCAAAATATTGTTGCCAAAGCATCGAAAACTAATGTGATCCTTGCTGAAACAAATGAAATATAAGGATGGAAAAAAGTTGAACAAGTGTTATATTTCACAGTTATGAAATAGCCAAGCTGATGCAGACACTCCTATACCTCTAATTACTACCTGTTAATTCAATATAGATAAAAAATACAAACCCAAAACTGGAAAAAATAAGGCAGAAGAAGTACAACACCGATTAAATATTCTTAAAAACAATGTAAAAATACAGATGTGATTTATTTTATAACAACGTACTTTTATATATTCATGAGTAGTGGTTTGTAAGAATTCATATCTCATGATGCTTCACCCTTGAGGCATCACCTAGATGTATCACCCTTATGAACATCACCTAGAtgtaatgagtgctaagtggactaTTCACACTTATTCACCCTTGTGAGCATGACTTAGATGCATTAAGTGCTAAGTGAATCATTCCTACTCATGAGATATagattcttgtgaaccactacccATGAAATACGAGCGAATGAGCTTGATTCAAATAATACATAGATGAATCTTGATAAAAGAGTCACATAGCCTATATCCCTTATTCATAGAAATATTGTagttactaacaattggtatcattattaaataaaattttccCAAATTGCTATAATGAGTGGCACATCATTCACCCCCAATTTTTAATATTTTGAACATCTTGGTTCAAAGTCACATGGTAAAGTTGTTCTACTACACTTAAACAAGTCAAACT
This genomic stretch from Cryptomeria japonica chromosome 8, Sugi_1.0, whole genome shotgun sequence harbors:
- the LOC131048152 gene encoding cucumisin-like; its protein translation is MAILNHSRMSDISKTQFLALIILFLLHLNSNASAGVFEESDKKLHIIYMGEIPSDVEGDFHTVAASSHIDMLQYVVGSYEAAQERWTHSYGKSFNGFAAWLNPSEVQEISGIEGVLSVFENKQNTLHTTRSWDFLGFPQNIQRNLSYESDVIVGLLDTGIWPESESFSDTGFGPVPSKWNGKCQTTSDFKACNKKIIGASFYNKGLAGDPAKDFLSPRDGHGHGSHTSSIAAGNVVKNASLLGVGQGDARGGVPGARIAMYKVCWAPEGKCEDVDILAAFDDAINDGVDIISVSLGRDNQIIEYFEDAIAIGSFHAMKKGILVSASAGNSGPHLQNVCNYNPWTLTVAASTTDRQFISPLVLGNNMTLQGTAINTFSMEEQWYPLIYAGNAPNISGGHSSDDASHCYEDSLDPEKVIGKIVLCDAFHTDSTVLSAGGAGVILTSEFIVESIEQAKKYVLPTTIFPTVEANTIKSYINSTSSPLAKILRTVTPNGAVAPIVSYFSSRGPSPVIKSLLKPDIIAPGVNILAAWSKVVPLIRDSEDTRFVDFNIISGTSMACPHATATATYVKSFHPDWSPAAIKSALMTTAHPLNDKLNGNGDAEFGYGSGLIDPVRAMDPGLVYDAGVNDYINMMCSQGYNTTALRLVTGDNSVCSSNVTNNKLKGVRQLNYPSMMVLPKANTSYSVKFPRTVTNVGAADCTYQSVIIEPSGVDVEVTPDTLSFTSLNQKLSFTVKVSGEGLPVETMLAGALTWNCGKYSFQVNAPASMVSTGRPSPLTSTVKDNFWLRDVKDRVSGVTSTSTPEGSITTYWYVQSAAPTLVTVMGNLTEYDVFALGRTIMEG